The Arachis ipaensis cultivar K30076 chromosome B07, Araip1.1, whole genome shotgun sequence genome includes a window with the following:
- the LOC107609703 gene encoding uncharacterized protein At3g49140, with product MIEFLIVLIVHLIAEGICHSISCGNGTTSNSMKSPIDGRRVHDFTGMRGKSSVFGSSHFLWLSMGHDLCLSKVCVAADYSDSVPDSSNYMNKQGYHPLDANRNALLVFPGTVHCEPHEQISWSEFQYLVDDYGDIYFIISEDANILEDRGADNPVNALIGMDIPIYDNRRTASQYDLFDAGSNEEFPFDDDYVEVLEMEESNFPVNWGLPDTTSIVHPIYFSKCLTKALNMEYDKKMNHPSNGVSILGYLRPAFVDEESYLRMICHPEDVDGYNLERIDTEELRSKSFSDRRDSGLTLYRLEILKIKLYSVYGCQSDINSLDFQDAEPDILVHSSLAILEHFNQNCDDALKALCKKKGLDVEGACLIGVDSLGMDVRVFKGSEVKTHRFPFKVQANSVSVAEKQIRQLLFPRSRRKKCVKSWRSA from the exons ATGATTGAGTTTTTGATAGTACTTATTGTACACTTAATTGCAGAAGGGATATGTCATTCAATATCATGTGGAAATGGAACCACGAGCAATTCAATGAAATCTCCTATTGATGGTAGAAGAGTGCATGACTTTACTGGCATGAG AGGCAAAAGTTCAGTTTTTGGATCATCACACTTCCTTTGGCTGTCCATGGGTCACGATCTGTGCCTTTCAAAGGTTTGTGTTGCTGCAGACTATTCAGATTCTGTACCGGATTCATCTAATTACATGAATAAACAAGGTTATCATCCTCTTGAT GCTAATAGAAATGCTTTGCTGGTATTTCCTGGAACTGTACACTGTGAACCACATGAACAGATTTCATGGTCTGAGTTTCAATATCTTGTTGATGATTATGGAG ACATATATTTCATAATCTCTGAAGACGCAAACATTTTGGAGGATCGTGGTGCAGATAACCCAGTG AATGCTTTGATTGGAATGGACATTCCCATATATGATAATAGAAGAACAGCTAGTCAATATGACCTTTTTGATGCTGGAAGCAATGAGGAATTCCCATTTGATGATGACTATGTTGAg GTTCTGGAGATGGAAGAATCTAATTTCCCAGTGAATTGGGGGCTGCCAGATACTACCAGCATTGTTCATCCTATTTACTTTTCCAAGTGCTTAACAAAG GCTTTGAACATGGAATATGACAAGAAAATGAACCATCCTTCAAATGGTGTTTCTATTTTGGGGTATCTTAGACCCGCTTTTGTTGACGAAGAGTCATATCTGAGAATGATATGTCACCCCGAAGATGTGGATGGATACAACTTGGAACGTATAG ACACTGAAGAATTACGCTCAAAGAGTTTTAGTGATCGAAGAGACTCTGGGTTGACACTATATCGATTGGAGATCCTGAAAATCAAGTTATATTCTGTGTATGGATGTCAG TCCGATATTAATTCGCTAGACTTTCAAGATGCTGAACCCGATATTCTGGTGCACTCTTCTTTGGCAATTCTGGAACACTTCAACCAAAACTGTGATGATGCTCTTAAAGCTCTTTGCAAAAAGAAGGGTCTTGATGTTGAG GGAGCTTGCTTAATTGGGGTTGACAGCCTAGGCATGGATGTTAGAGTTTTCAAAGGGTCAGAAGTTAAAACGCATCGCTTTCCATTCAAAGTGCAG GCCAACTCTGTATCTGTAGCTGAAAAACAGATTCGGCAACTTTTGTTTCCCCGATCTCGCCGAAAGAAGTGTGTGAAGTCATGGCGGAGTGCTTAG
- the LOC107609275 gene encoding N-acetyl-D-glucosamine kinase, which yields MTPEQEKEKEEKGEQEEQVLVLDAMKRYRNGEIWDFEDDMAVSDGHGGGENGVLLGLDGGTTSTVCICLPMVPSFSHSQLQSLPILARAVAGCSNHNSVGEIAARETLEQVMADALSKCGSKRSSVRAVCLAVSGVNHPTDQQRILNWLRDIFPSHVKLYVRNDAVAALASGTMGRLHGCVLIAGTGTIAYGFTEDGKEARAAGAGPVLGDWGSGYGIAAQALTAVVKAHDGRGPSTRLTNSILQALGLSSAEELIGWTYADPSWARIAALVPLVVSCAEAGDEVANKILLESVQELASSVKAVVERLGLSGQDGKDAFPLVMVGGVLEANRRWDIGKEVVNCISKYFPRVLPIRPKVEPAVGAAWLAWNFFMKECYS from the exons ATGACGCCGGAgcaggagaaagagaaggaggagaAGGGGGAACAGGAAGAACAGGTTTTGGTCCTTGATGCTATGAAGAGGTATAGGAATGGTGAAATTTGGGATTTTGAGGATGACATGGCTGTCTCTGATGGACATGGTGGTGGTGAGAATGGTGTTCTTTTGGGTTTGGATGGTGGAACAACATCAACTGTCTGCATTTGTTTGCCCATGGTTCCTTCTTTTTCCCATTCCCAGCTCCAGTCTCTTCCAATTCTTGCAAGGGCTGTTGCTGGCTGCTCTAATCACAACAGTGTTGGAG AAATTGCTGCAAGGGAAACATTAGAGCAAGTCATGGCAGATGCCCTTTCAAAATGTGGTTCAAAACGATCTTCAGTCCGAGCTGTTTGTTTGGCTGTATCTGGTGTTAACCATCCAACAGATCAACAAAGAATTCTCAATTGGCTTAG GGATATATTCCCAAGCCACGTGAAGCTGTATGTTCGGAATGATGCTGTGGCTGCCCTGGCAAGTGGAACAATGGGTAGGCTTCATGGATGTGTATTGATTGCGGGCACAGGGACCATTGCATATGGATTTACAGAGGATGGCAAAGAAGCAAGGGCTGCAGGTGCTGGACCTGTCTTAGGTGACTGGGGCAG TGGATATGGAATCGCTGCACAGGCCTTAACTGCAGTAGTAAAAGCGCATGATGGTCGAGGTCCTAGTACAAGGCTTACGAATAGTATTTTACAAGCACTCGGTCTTTCTTCCGCAGAAGAATTAATCGG GTGGACCTACGCAGATCCATCTTGGGCGCGCATTGCAGCACTTGTACCGCTTGTCGTGTCCTGTGCAGAGGCTGGGGACGAGGTTGCAAATAAGATTTTGCTAGAATCTGTACAAGAGCTGGCTTCAAGTGTCAAAGCTGTTGTAGAGAGACTTGGATTAAGTGGTCAAG ATGGCAAGGATGCTTTCCCGCTTGTGATGGTTGGTGGTGTTCTTGAAGCGAATAGGAGATGGGATATCGGAAAAGAAGTAGTAAACTGCATTTCTAAGTACTTTCCCCGGGTACTTCCAATTAGACCAAAG GTTGAGCCTGCTGTTGGAGCAGCATGGTTAGCTTGGAACTTTTTCATGAAAGAATGTTATAGTTAA
- the LOC107609028 gene encoding DEAD-box ATP-dependent RNA helicase 53 has protein sequence MLTTILRRTSSSAITKRSLAAAVTSATDPFLPQLTSSSASSGDSPVGELRRFSGLTGFLKGRAFHSNSGPLNFRSSFCSRAEFAVEDYAYEEGSRGNSADEGLEIAKLGISQDIVSALAKKGIFKLFPIQRAVLEPAMQGRDMIGRARTGTGKTLAFGIPIIDKIIQFNAKHGRGRNPLALVLAPTRELARQVEKEFQEAAPNLDTICVYGGTPISRQMRQLDYGVDIAVGTPGRIIDLLNRGALNLQEVKYVVIDEADQMLQVGFQEDVEKILERLPPKRQTLMFSATMPSWIKQITRNYLQDPLTIDLVGESDQKLADGISLYSIATDMYVKAGILGPLITEHAKGGKCIVFTQTKRDADRLTYGLAKTVQCEALHGDISQAQRERTLAGFRNGHFNVLVATDVASRGLDIPNVDLVIHFDLPNSSEIFVHRSGRTGRAGKKGTAILVYTEDQSRAVKTIERDVGCRFSELPRIAVDPGSVDMGGGRFGSYGGGRDRRSGDSGFGRSPGFGRSGGYGNSGFGRSSYGNSGSTSSRFGDSGMSRPRGGFSGDSSGGSGFGRFGSSDGFGSGQSGSRSGGFSRPGGFGGSDRSGGGGFGGFGGSDRSGGFGSFGSSQSSAFGVADQNNKGRF, from the exons ATGTTAACCACAATCCTCAGAAGAACTTCTTCTTCTGCTATCACGAAGCGCTCTCTCGCCGCCGCCGTAACCTCCGCTACCGACCCCTTTCTCCCCCAACTCACCTCTTCCTCCGCATCCTCCGGAGATTCACCCGTCGGCGAGCTCCGACGATTCTCCGGGTTAACTGGGTTTTTGAAAGGGAGAGCCTTTCACTCTAATTCAGGGCCATTGAATTTCCGCTCCTCGTTCTGTTCTCGCGCGGAGTTTGCAGTTGAGGATTACGCCTACGAAGAAGGGTCTAGAGGGAACAGCGCCGATGAAGGTCTTGAGATCGCGAAGCTTGGGATTTCGCAGGATATTGTTTCTGCTCTTGCAAAGAAAGGAATCTTCAAGCTCTTTCCTATTCAG CGAGCTGTGCTGGAACCTGCTATGCAAGGACGTGATATGATTGGTCGAGCTAGAACAGGAACTGGAAAGACTCTTGCGTTTGGGATACCAATCATAGATAAGATCATTCAGTTCAATGCTAAGCATGG GCGAGGAAGGAATCCCTTGGCTTTGGTTTTGGCTCCTACCAGAGAGCTTGCACGacaggttgagaaggaattccaggAAGCAGCACCTAACTTGGATACCATCTGTGTTTACGGGGGTACACCCATCTCTCGTCAGATGAGGCAGCTTGATTACGGTGTTGATATTGCTGTAGGCACGCCTGGCCGAATTATCGACCTTCTAAACAGAGGTGCCCTGAATTTACAGGAAGTTAAGTATGTTGTTATCGATGAAGCTGATCAGATGCTTCAAGTTGGCTTTCAAGAAGATGTTGAAAAGATCTTGGAGAGGTTGCCCCCTAAACGTCAGACTCTTATGTTCTCTGCAACAATGCCTTCTTGGATAAAGCAGATTACTCGTAACTACCTACAGGATCCCCTGACCATTGATCTT GTTGGAGAATCTGATCAGAAGTTGGCAGATGGAATTTCGCTATATTCTATTGCAACTGATATGTATGTTAAAGCAGGAATTCTCGGACCTCTAATAACA GAACATGCAAAAGGAGGAAAATGCATTGTTTTCACTCAAACCAAACGTGACGCCGATCGATTAACATATGGCTTGGCAAAAACTGTTCAATGTGAGGCCTTGCATGGAGACATATCCCAAGCTCAGAGGGAAAGAACTCTGGCTGGATTCAGAAATGGACATTTTAACGTTTTGGTTGCAACAGATGTTGCTTCACGTGGGCTTGATATACCAAATGTGGATCTT GTAATACACTTTGATCTTCCCAATTCATCGGAGATATTTGTTCATCGATCTGGACGAACAGGTCGTGCTGGTAAGAAAGGAACTGCTATTCTTGTTTATACTGAAGATCAATCCAGGGCTGTTAAGACCATTGAGCGTGATGTGGGATGTAGATTTTCAGAG cTACCAAGGATTGCTGTTGATCCTGGATCAGTGGACATGGGTGGTGGACGATTCGGTTCTTATGGAGGTGGAAGGGATCGTCGATCTGGTGATTCAGGTTTTGGTCGTAGTCCTGGATTTGGTCGTTCAGGCGGCTATGGAAACTCTGGGTTTGGCCGCTCTAGCTATGGAAATTCTGGGTCAACTTCTAGTCGTTTTGGTGACTCTGGTATGAGTCGACCCAGGGGGGGATTTTCAGGTGATTCATCTGGGGGATCAGGCTTTGGTCGGTTTGGCTCCTCTGATGGCTTTGGTTCAGGTCAATCGGGGAGTAGATCCGGAGGATTCAGTCGTCCAGGTGGTTTTGGTGGTTCAGATCGTTCAGGTGGTGGTGGTTTTGGGGGATTTGGTGGTTCAGATCGTTCAGGTGGTTTTGGATCTTTTGGCTCAAGTCAATCTAGTGCCTTTGGTGTTGCTGATCAGAACAATAAGGGAAGATTCTAA
- the LOC107610008 gene encoding putative pentatricopeptide repeat-containing protein At3g49142 isoform X2, whose product MSITIGLMMHCMFSRPWLMLHGALLKVRLDSNVFVGNGLIAMYGKCGCLLEARRALDEVPSRDVVSWNSMVAGYAQNMQFDDALEVCREMEALKQKPDAGTLASLMPAVSNTSSNNVLYVRDMFMNLDKKSLVSWNVMIATYMKNSMPSKAVELYLEMEKTGVEPDAITCASVLPACGDLSALLLGRRIHEYVDWKKLCPNLLLENALIDMYARCGCLDDARKVFDRMKLRDVASWTSLISAYAMAGQGCNAVELFTEMQNSGLSPDSIAFVAILSACSHSGLLDEGKIYFKQMTEKYNLTPRIEHFACYVDLLGRAGQVDEAYNFIKQMPVEPNERVWGTLLSSCRVYSNMDIGVLAADNLLQLVPEQSGYYVLLSNIYAKAGRWKEVTAVRSLMKRRRIRKTPGISNVELNNQVHTFLAGDTLHPQSKEIYEELGVLVGKMKELGYVPETDSALHDVEEEDKECHLAVHSEKLAIVFALLNTQNSPIRITKNLRVCGDCHIAAKLISKIAGREIVVRDTNRFHHFKDGICSCGDYW is encoded by the exons ATGTCAATAACCATTGGTTTGATGATGCATTGCATGTTTTCAAGGCCATGGTTAATG CTGCATGGAGCTCTGCTGAAGGTTCGGCTTGATTCAAATGTGTTCGTTGGGAATGGTCTCATTGCAATGTATGGGAAATGTGGTTGCTTGCTCGAGGCAAGGCGTGCTCTAGATGAAGTGCCAAGCAGGGATGTTGTATCGTGGAACTCAATGGTTGCAGGATATGCGCAGAATATGCAGTTTGATGATGCATTGGAGGTTTGTCGGGAAATGGAGGCTTTGAAACAAAAACCAGATGCAGGTACATTGGCTAGTCTCATGCCAGCTGTAAGTAACACATCATCTAATAATGTTTTGTATGTTAGGGATATGTTTATGAATTTAGACAAGAAGAGTTTGGTTTCATGGAATGTGATGATAGCCACATATATGAAAAATTCTATGCCTAGCAAAGCTGTAGAGTTGTATTTAGAAATGGAGAAAACTGGGGTAGAACCTGATGCAATCACTTGCGCTAGTGTTCTTCCAGCTTGTGGGGATCTCTCAGCTTTATTGTTAGGAAGGAGGATTCATGAATATGTTGATTGGAAGAAATTGTGTCCAAATTTGCTATTGGAAAATGCATTAATAGACATGTATGCTAGATGTGGATGTTTAGATGATGCAAGAAAAGTATTTGATAGGATGAAACTTCGTGATGTTGCTTCATGGACTTCATTGATATCTGCTTATGCTATGGCTGGACAAGGTTGTAATGCTGTGGAACTCTTTACAGAAATGCAAAATTCTGGTCTGAGCCCAGATTCAATTGCCTTCGTCGCAATTCTTTCGGCATGTAGCCATTCAGGATTACTGGATGAAGGGAAAATCTATTTTAAACAGATGACAGAGAAATATAACTTAACACCAAGAATTGAACACTTTGCTTGTTATGTAGATCTTTTAGGGCGTGCCGGTCAAGTAGATGAAGCTTACAATTTCATCAAGCAGATGCCGGTGGAGCCCAATGAAAGGGTGTGGGGTACACTGCTTAGTTCTTGTCGTGTGTACTCCAACATGGACATTGGGGTTTTAGCAGCTGACAACCTACTTCAGTTGGTTCCTGAGCAATCAGGTTACTATGTCTTGCTATCCAATATTTATGCCAAGGCCGGAAGATGGAAAGAAGTTACTGCTGTTCGATCATTAATGAAGAGAAGGAGAATTCGAAAAACACCTGGAATCAGCAATGTTGAGCTGAACAATCAGGTTCATACTTTTCTCGCAGGTGACACGTTGCATCCACAATCAAAGGAGATCTATGAAGAGCTTGGTGTGCTAGTGGGGAAGATGAAAGAGTTAGGTTATGTCCCTGAGACCGATTCTGCTCTTCATGATGTGGAGGAGGAGGACAAGGAATGCCATCTTGCTGTCCACAGCGAAAAGTTAGCCATTGTGTTTGCTCTGCTGAATACTCAAAATTCTCCAATCAGAATCACAAAAAATCTTCGTGTTTGCGGAGATTGTCATATTGCTGCAAAGCTTATCTCCAAGATTGCTGGACGGGAAATTGTCGTTAGGGACACCAATCGGTTCCACCATTTTAAGGATGGTATATGCTCTTGTGGAGATTATTGGTGA
- the LOC107610008 gene encoding putative pentatricopeptide repeat-containing protein At3g49142 isoform X1 — protein sequence MKPLHLPKLKAFVSSKIKTLSSPQTPFFYEELLGKALDQYPDIKTLKSVHSKIYYLNFHDNPSLGIKLIRAYAACGEPLFARKVFDEIPERNVVFYNVMIRSYVNNHWFDDALHVFKAMVNGGFSPDHYTYPCVLKACSCSDNLSFGLQLHGALLKVRLDSNVFVGNGLIAMYGKCGCLLEARRALDEVPSRDVVSWNSMVAGYAQNMQFDDALEVCREMEALKQKPDAGTLASLMPAVSNTSSNNVLYVRDMFMNLDKKSLVSWNVMIATYMKNSMPSKAVELYLEMEKTGVEPDAITCASVLPACGDLSALLLGRRIHEYVDWKKLCPNLLLENALIDMYARCGCLDDARKVFDRMKLRDVASWTSLISAYAMAGQGCNAVELFTEMQNSGLSPDSIAFVAILSACSHSGLLDEGKIYFKQMTEKYNLTPRIEHFACYVDLLGRAGQVDEAYNFIKQMPVEPNERVWGTLLSSCRVYSNMDIGVLAADNLLQLVPEQSGYYVLLSNIYAKAGRWKEVTAVRSLMKRRRIRKTPGISNVELNNQVHTFLAGDTLHPQSKEIYEELGVLVGKMKELGYVPETDSALHDVEEEDKECHLAVHSEKLAIVFALLNTQNSPIRITKNLRVCGDCHIAAKLISKIAGREIVVRDTNRFHHFKDGICSCGDYW from the coding sequence ATGAAACCTCTTCATTTGCCCAAGTTAAAAGCCTTTgtttcttcaaaaataaaaactttgTCATCCCCACAAACCCCCTTCTTTTATGAGGAACTTCTGGGCAAAGCATTAGACCAATACCCAGATATAAAAACCTTGAAAAGTGTCCACTCCAAGATTTATTACCTCAATTTTCATGACAACCCATCTCTAGGAATCAAGCTCATACGAGCATATGCTGCTTGTGGTGAACCCTTGTTTGCACGGAAGGTGTTTGACGAAATTCCTGAGAGAAATGTTGTGTTCTATAATGTCATGATTAGAAGTTATGTCAATAACCATTGGTTTGATGATGCATTGCATGTTTTCAAGGCCATGGTTAATGGTGGGTTTAGTCCAGATCATTATACTTACCCTTGTGTTCTGAAGGCTTGCTCGTGCTCTGACAATTTGAGCTTTGGGTTGCAGCTGCATGGAGCTCTGCTGAAGGTTCGGCTTGATTCAAATGTGTTCGTTGGGAATGGTCTCATTGCAATGTATGGGAAATGTGGTTGCTTGCTCGAGGCAAGGCGTGCTCTAGATGAAGTGCCAAGCAGGGATGTTGTATCGTGGAACTCAATGGTTGCAGGATATGCGCAGAATATGCAGTTTGATGATGCATTGGAGGTTTGTCGGGAAATGGAGGCTTTGAAACAAAAACCAGATGCAGGTACATTGGCTAGTCTCATGCCAGCTGTAAGTAACACATCATCTAATAATGTTTTGTATGTTAGGGATATGTTTATGAATTTAGACAAGAAGAGTTTGGTTTCATGGAATGTGATGATAGCCACATATATGAAAAATTCTATGCCTAGCAAAGCTGTAGAGTTGTATTTAGAAATGGAGAAAACTGGGGTAGAACCTGATGCAATCACTTGCGCTAGTGTTCTTCCAGCTTGTGGGGATCTCTCAGCTTTATTGTTAGGAAGGAGGATTCATGAATATGTTGATTGGAAGAAATTGTGTCCAAATTTGCTATTGGAAAATGCATTAATAGACATGTATGCTAGATGTGGATGTTTAGATGATGCAAGAAAAGTATTTGATAGGATGAAACTTCGTGATGTTGCTTCATGGACTTCATTGATATCTGCTTATGCTATGGCTGGACAAGGTTGTAATGCTGTGGAACTCTTTACAGAAATGCAAAATTCTGGTCTGAGCCCAGATTCAATTGCCTTCGTCGCAATTCTTTCGGCATGTAGCCATTCAGGATTACTGGATGAAGGGAAAATCTATTTTAAACAGATGACAGAGAAATATAACTTAACACCAAGAATTGAACACTTTGCTTGTTATGTAGATCTTTTAGGGCGTGCCGGTCAAGTAGATGAAGCTTACAATTTCATCAAGCAGATGCCGGTGGAGCCCAATGAAAGGGTGTGGGGTACACTGCTTAGTTCTTGTCGTGTGTACTCCAACATGGACATTGGGGTTTTAGCAGCTGACAACCTACTTCAGTTGGTTCCTGAGCAATCAGGTTACTATGTCTTGCTATCCAATATTTATGCCAAGGCCGGAAGATGGAAAGAAGTTACTGCTGTTCGATCATTAATGAAGAGAAGGAGAATTCGAAAAACACCTGGAATCAGCAATGTTGAGCTGAACAATCAGGTTCATACTTTTCTCGCAGGTGACACGTTGCATCCACAATCAAAGGAGATCTATGAAGAGCTTGGTGTGCTAGTGGGGAAGATGAAAGAGTTAGGTTATGTCCCTGAGACCGATTCTGCTCTTCATGATGTGGAGGAGGAGGACAAGGAATGCCATCTTGCTGTCCACAGCGAAAAGTTAGCCATTGTGTTTGCTCTGCTGAATACTCAAAATTCTCCAATCAGAATCACAAAAAATCTTCGTGTTTGCGGAGATTGTCATATTGCTGCAAAGCTTATCTCCAAGATTGCTGGACGGGAAATTGTCGTTAGGGACACCAATCGGTTCCACCATTTTAAGGATGGTATATGCTCTTGTGGAGATTATTGGTGA